In Vigna radiata var. radiata cultivar VC1973A unplaced genomic scaffold, Vradiata_ver6 scaffold_268, whole genome shotgun sequence, the following are encoded in one genomic region:
- the LOC106755079 gene encoding putative disease resistance RPP13-like protein 1 produces MAAEMVTGVLVPTFLGRTIDTLASRLVHIFSQRKHKKQLSNLKMKLLAIDVVAFDAEQKQFTDQRVKDWLLRAKDVVFDVEDLLDEIDYELSKSQAEAESQSATNKVWNSLNSSFVSFFEIEIESKMEQVIEDLEDLATESNILGLEKGGGVGVGSGSGSKLTYTSLPNDSFIYGRDDDKKFVLNWLTSDTHNNLSILSIVGMGGLGKTSLAQHVFRDPRLEGKFDMKAWVSVPQEFDVLKVSKAILGTITGSTDHSIQQEMIQKRLKEELMRKKFLLILDDVWNENPSKWEDVQKPLVFGGQGSRILVTTRSQKVAAAMRSEKHFLQGLKGDYCWDLFAKHAFQNANPRPDPDFIEIGKKIVEKCDGLPLALKTMGSLLHNKSFLWEWESIMKSEIWHFSENESGIFPALKLSYFHLPSHLKKCFAFCALFPKGYRFDKEYLIQLWMTQNFLENPLQKKSLKEVGEEYFSDLLSWSFFQPSTNKEENRFIMHDLLNDLAKYVSEDFCIRLGVDEPKGIPKTTRHFSFSFSSSKSCFYGFGSSIDTQKLHTFTPIGDGWVWDCKMSIDDLFSRFKLIRVLSLNHCSLTEMPKSIGNLKHLRSFDLSYTEIEKLPDSISLLYKLQILKLNYCRKLKEIPSCLHELDNLRCLELEGIGVKNVVAHLGKLKNPQVSISSFHVEKSKEINIRQLGELNLHGSLTIDDMQNIENSSDTIEVDLKNKPHLVELELKWNFIDSSSVDSEKVEDVIENLRPSKYLKKLSISNYIGKQFPNWLLDNSLQNLVSLVLEGCESCQRLPPLGLLPFLNYLRISGFDEIVSIDADFHENNSCSFKSLKTLYFSDMRQWEKWDCQAVTGAFPRLQHFSIRNCPKLKGYLPKFVTLKYLYVSNCEQLEALIVSAVELRLEECGKLQLERSTMKKLTRDGHDMAASLVATVGHMLFDTSLEILDIGSALESKSDDCVSLKIFPLDFFPTLRTLELGGFPNLQMISQDHVHNHLKYLTIKDCPRLELFPDGGFPLNLNSITLNNCFRLVGSLKRVFGDSSSLEKLSIENVEAECFPDEGLLPLSLSSLIISDCRNLKKLNYKGLLELSSLKTLGLWNCPNLQCLPEESLPKSVSLLYIHDCPLLEQRYHKGGEDRKKIAHIRDIFIW; encoded by the coding sequence ATGGCAGCAGAAATGGTTACCGGTGTTCTTGTTCCTACTTTCCTCGGGAGGACTATCGACACTTTGGCTTCCCGTCTTGTCCATATATTTTCTCAAAGAAAGCACAAGAAGCAACTCAGCAACTTGAAGATGAAGCTCCTTGCCATTGATGTTGTGGCTTTTGATGCAGAACAAAAGCAGTTCACAGATCAACGTGTCAAAGATTGGCTTCTCAGAGCCAAAGATGTTGTGTTTGATgtagaggatctcttggatgagATAGATTATGAACTCTCCAAAAGCCAGGCGGAAGCTGAGTCTCAGAGTGCTACTAACAAGGTGTGGAATTCCCTCAATTCTTCTTTTGTTAGTTTCTTTGAAATAGAAATTGAATCCAAGATGGAACAAGTCATTGAGGACCTAGAAGATCTTGCAACCGAAAGCAATATTCTAGGTTTGGAAAAGGGTGGTGGTGTTGGGGTTGGATCAGGATCGGGTAGTAAATTAACATATACATCTTTGCCAAATGATAGTTTTATCTATGGCAGAGATGATGACAAAAAATTTGTCTTGAACTGGCTCACATCGGACACTCACAACAACCTATCTATACTTTCTATTGTGGGCATGGGTGGGTTGGGTAAGACCTCTCTTGCTCAACATGTATTCCGTGACCCAAGGCTTGAAGGTAAATTTGATATGAAAGCTTGGGTTAGTGTTCCACAGGAATTTGATGTTCTCAAAGTATCAAAAGCAATTCTTGGTACAATTACTGGTTCAACTGATCATAGTATACAACAAGAAATGATTCAGAAAAGATTGAAAGAAGAACTTATGAGGAAGAAATTTCTTCTCATTTTGGATGACGTTTGGAATGAAAACCCATCTAAATGGGAAGATGTGCAAAAGCCCCTTGTTTTCGGAGGCCAAGGCAGTAGGATTCTTGTCACTACTCGGAGTCAGAAGGTTGCTGCTGCCATGCGATCAGAAAAGCACTTCCTGCAAGGATTAAAAGGAGATTATTGTTGGGACTTGTTCGCAAAGCATGCATTCCAAAATGCTAATCCGCGACCAGACCCAGACTTCATAGAGATTGGTAAGAAGATAGTTGAAAAATGTGATGGACTTCCTTTAGCCTTAAAAACTATGGGAAGCCTATTACACAACAAATCATTCCTTTGGGAATGGGAAAGTATTATGAAAAGTGAGATATGGCACTTTTCAGAAAATGAAAGTGGTATATTCCCTGCTTTAAAATTGAGCTATTTCCACCTTCCTTCTCATCTGAAGAAATGCTTTGCTTTCTGTGCCTTATTTCCCAAAGGTTATCGGTTTGACAAGGAGTATTTAATTCAACTGTGGATGACTCAAAATTTTCTAGAAAATCCTCTACAGAAAAAGAGTCttaaagaagttggtgaagaaTATTTCAGTGATCTATTATCATGGTCCTTCTTTCAACCGTCAACCAACAAAGAGGAAAATCGTTTTATCATGCATGACCTTCTAAATGATTTGGCAAAATATGTTTCGGAGGACTTCTGCATCAGGTTAGGAGTTGATGAACCAAAAGGTATACCCAAAACAACCcgtcatttttcattttcattttcatcctcTAAATCATGTTTTTATGGGTTTGGGAGTTCGATTGATACTCAAAAGTTGCATACATTTACGCCAATAGGTGATGGTTGGGTTTGGGATTGCAAGATGTCGATAGATGACTTGTTCTCCAGATTTAAGTTGATACGTGTCTTATCTTTGAATCATTGTAGCCTTACAGAGATGCCTAAATCTATAGGAAATCTTAAGCATCTTCGTTCATTTGATCTCTCTTATACTGAAATAGAAAAACTACCCGACTCAATAAGTTTACTCTACAAGTTGCAAATACTGAAGCTGAACTATTGTCGAAAATTAAAGGAGATTCCTTCATGTTTACATGAACTAGACAATTTGCGTTGTCTTGAATTAGAAGGTATTGGAGTGAAAAATGTGGTAGCACATTTGGGAAAGCTGAAAAATCCTCAAGTATCGATAAGTTCATTTCATGTGGAGAAAAGTAAGGAAATCAATATTCGGCAATTGGGAGAACTCAATCTTCATGGAAGTCTAACAATTGATGATATGCAGAATATTGAGAATTCCTCTGATACAATAGAAGTAGATTTGAAGAACAAACCGCACCTTGTAGAGCTAGAGTTAAAATGGAATTTTATTGACAGTTCCTCTGTTGATTCAGAAAAAGTTGAGGATGTAATTGAAAATCTACGACCTTCAAAATACTTGAAAAAGTTGTCAATAAGTAACTATATTGGTAAACAATTTCCAAATTGGTTACTCGATAATTCATTACAGAATCTGGTGTCCTTAGTGTTGGAGGGATGTGAATCTTGCCAACGGTTACCTCCGCTTGGACTTTTGCCATTTCTCAATTATCTGAGAATTTCAGGATTTGATGAGATAGTGAGTATTGATGCTGATTTTCATGAGAACAACTCTTGTTCATTTAAATCCCTGAAAACTTTGTATTTCTCTGATATGAGGCAATGGGAAAAGTGGGACTGCCAAGCTGTGACAGGTGCTTTTCCACGTCTACAACATTTTTCCATAAGAAATTGTCCCAAGCTGAAAGGATACCTGCCAAAGTTCGTTACTTTAAAATATCTATACGTCTCTAACTGCGAACAACTAGAAGCTTTGATTGTGAGTGCGGTAGAATTACGTCTAGAAGAGTGTGGAAAGCTGCAGTTGGAGCGGTCTACAATGAAAAAGCTCACAAGGGATGGGCACGACATGGCAGCATCATTGGTGGCAACTGTTGGACATATGTTATTCGACACTTCTCTTGAAATCTTGGACATTGGTTCAGCtctggagtcaaaaagtgatgACTGTGTCTCTCTAAAGATCTTTCCACTGGATTTTTTCCCAACACTCAGGACCCTTGAACTCGGTGGGTTTCCTAATCTACAGATGATTTCACAGGATCACGTTCACAATCATCTCAAGTATCTGACAATCAAAGACTGTCCAAGACTTGAGTTGTTCCCTGATGGAGGTTTcccattaaatttaaattccatCACACTCAATAATTGCTTTAGACTTGTTGGCTCACTGAAAAGAGTTTTCGGAGACAGTTCTTCGTTGGAAAAATTAAGCATTGAAAATGTAGAGGCAGAATGTTTTCCTGATGAAGGTTTGCTTCCACTCTCTCTTTCCTCTTTAATAATATCTGATTGTCGAAATCTAAAAAAACTGAACTACAAGGGTCTCTTAGAACTCTCATCTCTTAAAACACTGGGTCTTTGGAACTGTCCCAACCTTCAATGCTTACCAGAGGAGAGTCTTCCCAAATCAGTTTCACTTCTTTACATACACGACTGTCCTTTGCTGGAACAGCGTTACCATAAAGGAGGCGAAGACAGGAAAAAGATTGCTCACATTCGAGACATATTTATATGGTAG